Proteins encoded in a region of the Verrucomicrobiota bacterium genome:
- a CDS encoding HU family DNA-binding protein yields MTKTELQAALSEATQTDKKTAGAFLNALGTIAYKAVKKEGEFVLPGFGKLVKQKRPARTVFNPQTRQKMRVAAKTVVKFRVAKGAKDAILGVKAPLDAGSKGKQTPAATKQTRGKAGSAR; encoded by the coding sequence ATGACGAAGACCGAATTGCAAGCCGCCCTTTCCGAAGCCACTCAGACCGACAAAAAGACTGCTGGGGCCTTTCTCAACGCCTTAGGAACGATCGCTTATAAAGCGGTCAAAAAGGAAGGCGAGTTCGTGCTGCCCGGTTTCGGCAAGCTGGTCAAACAGAAGCGCCCCGCCCGCACGGTCTTCAATCCGCAAACGCGCCAAAAGATGAGAGTGGCGGCCAAAACGGTGGTGAAGTTCCGAGTTGCCAAGGGGGCTAAGGATGCGATCCTCGGGGTCAAGGCGCCCTTGGATGCGGGTTCAAAAGGGAAGCAAACGCCGGCTGCGACTAAGCAGACGCGGGGCAAAGCCGGTTCGGCCCGATGA
- a CDS encoding D-2-hydroxyacid dehydrogenase family protein — MKIAVLDDYQNIALTTADWSSIPGNPEIRVFNDHVSGLELLVQRLLPYDALCIMRERTPMTAALLDRLPNLKLIASTGSRNAAIDLEAAKRRAIDVRHTGYSAAPTIEFTWALILALARNLTLENASLRNGGWQVAVGADLHGKTLGVLGLGNIGSRVAAIGRAFGMNVIAWSQNLIREKAEAAGARLVSKDELFREADILTIHLVLSARSRGTVGKSELGLMKPTSFLINTARGPIVDEEALIEVLTNRKIAGAAIDVFDREPLPAEHPFRHLSNVLATPHLGYGTWSLYNVFYQDTVTNIKAWISEKGLE; from the coding sequence ATGAAGATTGCGGTGCTGGATGATTATCAGAATATAGCGCTGACGACGGCAGACTGGTCGTCCATCCCGGGTAATCCGGAGATCAGGGTGTTTAACGACCACGTCTCCGGTCTTGAGCTTTTGGTTCAACGCCTGCTTCCATACGACGCTCTCTGCATCATGCGTGAGCGGACGCCCATGACGGCGGCGCTTCTTGACCGCTTGCCGAATCTCAAGCTCATTGCTTCTACAGGCTCCCGGAATGCGGCCATCGACCTCGAGGCGGCGAAAAGAAGAGCAATAGATGTCCGTCATACCGGCTATAGTGCTGCACCCACCATCGAGTTCACGTGGGCCCTGATTCTGGCTTTGGCACGAAACCTTACCCTCGAAAACGCCTCGTTGCGTAACGGGGGATGGCAAGTCGCGGTCGGCGCCGATCTTCACGGCAAAACTCTCGGAGTCCTGGGCTTGGGCAATATCGGTTCACGCGTGGCGGCGATCGGGAGAGCTTTCGGGATGAACGTGATTGCGTGGAGCCAGAATCTGATCCGGGAAAAAGCCGAGGCCGCAGGCGCGCGCCTCGTTTCCAAGGACGAGTTGTTTCGTGAAGCCGATATTCTGACCATCCATCTGGTGCTGAGCGCCAGAAGCCGCGGCACGGTAGGAAAGTCCGAACTCGGACTGATGAAGCCTACCTCATTTTTGATCAATACCGCGCGCGGACCGATCGTCGATGAGGAGGCACTTATCGAGGTCCTGACGAATCGAAAAATCGCGGGTGCCGCCATCGACGTGTTCGACCGGGAGCCGTTGCCGGCCGAACACCCGTTTCGCCATCTTTCTAACGTGCTTGCAACTCCACATCTGGGCTACGGCACGTGGTCCTTGTACAACGTCTTTTATCAGGACACG